In Pyrus communis chromosome 11, drPyrComm1.1, whole genome shotgun sequence, the sequence TCTACGACTGCAAAGGCCAGATGGTCTTCCGAGTCGACTCTTACGCCCCCGACGCCCACGACAGTAGCGAACTCGTCCTCATGGACCCCCAAGGCCGCTGCCTCCTCACTGTACGCCGAAAGGTAgcgtaaaaacaaaaaagaacctCCAATTACGCGAGTAGACTCACTGAGTTAACTCAGCGAGTTAACAGTTTTCGTTGTTGAATTTCATGCACGTGCGCTGGCAATAATTTTGCTTTCCGATTCGAGAATTGGGTTTAATTCACTTCCGTTTTCGCTTGCTTATTTTGGAAACCCGTCCATGAAAAAGATTTAACACTCAGTGAGTCAACTCGAGTTCTaatattttgttgttgaaaACTTTAGCAGAGGCCGAGTCTGCATCAACGGTGGGAAGGCTTTGTGGGTGAGAGAACGGACGGCCAAAAGCCCATCTTCAGCGTACGGCGGTCCTCCATAATCGGACGGTCGAACGTGACGGTGGAGGTGTTCGGAGATCCAGGGGAGGAGTACCATATCGAGGGCTCGTTCGCGCAGCGCTGCTGCACGATCTTCAATGCAGAGAAGGAACGGGTGGCTGAGATCCGACGCAAAGTGGATGCCTCCACCCACGTGGTGCTCGGGAAGGACgttttctctctctgtctcaaGCGTGGATTCGATGGGGCGTTTGCCATGGGAGTGGTGCTCGTGCTTGATCAGATCAACGGCGACGATAACGTTTTTGATGATGATGTTGTGGAGGAGGCGGAACCCACCGCCGAAGATGAGAGAGCGTAGGTGCTTTGGAGTGGTTTAACTGTCACCTAAGTATCCGGAGTGTTCGGCGGACCGGTGGCCTCCTGTCTTTGGGCGTAGATCTTGATTGTATTTTGTTGaactttaataatttaaaacgtATAAAAATGTATTTTGTTATCTCACTCAAACGCTCAAGTGGGTTTGGGAAAGAGCACAAGTGTCAAAATGATTTGCAGGGTTGACTATGGTGATGGCAAGATCAACAtgtttattatacaaaatggcaAAATCAACATAACCATCATATAAATCCTTGTTAATATTTTGTTTCTGTCTTTTCCTTCTCTCCCCTTCCCGTAAGTTTGTATTTGGCGTCAAATTATTGTCGTGAAACAAGTTGGGTAGTCGACGTCTTTTGCCTTACGCACACAACCAACacaacattttaattttaattggcACCTTTAACATAGGTTTAGGGCTGCAAGGCATGAAATTTTTCGAGTTTCCGGAGGTTTAGAGTTTAGTCGGTACAACACTATGGTTCGCTTCGAGATATTAGGAGGATCTGGATTCGTGATACTATTTTGTCCCTTTAATTATGATTatgtaaataatttttaaaaactcATGAGGAGTttgctgatttttatttttctcttcggaatccctttttttttctttcaagttttCGTATTGGTGTGTACGATCTCTTTGAGATCTATGTATAAAGGGGAAtaattgtttgatttattgagcCTACTTTACTTGGTGTTATGTATTCATGACGGTGATTAGGTCATGCGGGTAGACTATAGCCATCGTATCTGAATACAATTGGATAGATTTTGTTCTCAAATCTCTGTGTTACACAAGTTTAGCGTTTATATTGAACCTTGTAATCGTATGATTCACAGTTAGTCGATGATGAAAGTCTACTTATTGCAATTACTAATGATGTACTACGATATTTTTAAATCTAGTTTGAAATGACTATTTTGGACTTAAATTCCTTATGAATATATTTCTGTAATGACCTTTTtccaattaattaaatattgttctatttcaaaaaaaaaaaagaaaaaaaagaagggttaAACGTAATATTATGGCATCTTGAGTGGTAATTGCATGATTTCTCATATGTAAGTCGGCATTCCTTCTTTTATAGATATAGTGATGTGTCATCATTTTACCATAGAAAGTCATATTTGAACCCATTCACTTCCATAATCATTGTTTAAAGATAATCGTCAAAAAATTGATTCAATTTGAAAAAACATTTAATCATCCATATGAATCAAAGAATTTGATAGTTCATTATGAGGAAGTTATTTGTTACCATAACAGTCAATTTGTTTAACACATATGAGTAGCTAAACAACCTCtttaattgaatgattttttaacaaacgatttTTAGATGATAAAAGAGaataaacaatttgtattttgaCGATTGTACAATAAAATGACAAATAGTCATTGTGTAAGTGAAGAATGATACATGTAAGGAGCCAAGTATTGTGCATGCCAAATACTATAAATTTCACAATTTGGTTCTAAGTGGTTTCATTTGCACCAAAAACTGGTCTAATGccgtcacttagtattacgatctagttgtatttctcttcacttgtgagtgagaggtcttaaattcgattctccccaaagacgaatttgaaccacattatgtTAGAACATTGTGAGACTTAAACCAATCCCtccccttagtataaataatatcatttgttcaaaaataaataaataaagaaataaagaaattggtctgatgacacaccccgatccggAATGTCAACTaagactccgaatcgagttgtgttggccgCCACCTGGAGGTTGgggaagccataaagtatagtgatgtggaaaatgtgaataaatttaaacctaaaagtgcctaaaaaCAAAAGTGCACTGTGAGCGGAAATGAACTCATTTTACACGTGAcgtcagagtataagtaaagtacagtagagtgGATTGAAAATCATACCATCGAAGctaatctccaataccaagatttgccacgAATCCTCATCGATACGAAAACTGTGCTACTCGAACTTGGAGGGATAAAAAAACAAGAGTGAATGGGCCTGAAAATAACACTTTAATAAAGACCTTCTAAACATTATAATCCCTGGCTGTAATACATGTATAGTTTCTAGGAAATCATACtatgtataagtatgaaatcaaatgtaaatcaatAGTAAATCCAGGAATATTCCAAATTACTACATATCGGCAgcagtatataaaaaaaatcaggtactcatcaatctatgataacacacgagtcgaagttgcctaacgCAACTTGTACgactcataaatcaatttatgATAACACATGAGTCAGAGTTatctaatgcaacctgtacgactcatAGGCAACCTGTACGATAGTGTCAAAGTTGACTAGTATTGCAACCTGTAAGACAATGTCagagttgcctattattgcaacctatacgacagtgtcggagttgtctattattgcaacatgtacgacagtgtcggagttgcctagtATTGCAACCTATATGACAATGTtggagttgcctattattgcaacatACACGATAGTGTTAGAGTTGCCTAtcgcaacctgtacgacagtgtcagagttgcataaaacataaatagaGTCAAGCCATAACTCAGTCATTTCAAAtaacaccataaactcacctaaaCTTACTTGCACGTCCCGTTTTCACCTTAACACTTCCAAGCATTCACAACAATTATATGCAGGTAATATGCATATGgttatgccatgatgcaatctaaaactcaaTCATATCttagtattttaaaatatatattaacatggcataaaatgcataaatcaatttaaaagcattagtggaactatcaatcatatatatactataaaaatgaaaagaccaACTCACCTGAGGTTCGCAcaacaactccctagcacgaatatcgaggcgtcacgaacgatcgtTGCCTAGAACAAATATTCAATCATGTCTCAGAATTGTGATcgatagaacacgtaacttacaaAAAGACATccccaaggacgttctagaacgatttgagacccattgaccaaaaatcAATCGTGGGTCAAAAAtcaacggtagggtccacaaccctacgtaactcaatcTGGAAGATCCTCATCTCGGATTCCCGATCTGTAACTTATAAAATACAAATTATGCTTTTAGAACATCATACTAAGGTTTCATTACGATctaacggttggatctccgccaattgcaaaattcaagtggcggtcaacgttttattttacgaacttacaattccaattcgggaagatccgtaaatcagattcccaatccgtaagtttctaatatcctcaaatattacgtactataatgtattaagGTTTGGTGACTATttaacggtcggatcgtcaatttCACATAATGTTCAAGTAGCGGTCTTTATCAAAACTATGTTCAAACGATGAGATTTCATCAATCAAACTTCACCTATGGAATTGGTGTGTCAAACTTAGCTTAGGAAGGTTAAGGGGTGACTTGGCTCACGCGCCGCCGCACACGGCAGTCGGCCGTCCCGATTCGCCTGAAAATTCAGCTatctccaaaaattctcaaattttatattaatgaagatctcaaagagtagagAAAGTTttaagtccaatttggccgggaaatgCTCCAATTTCACTCAAACCCACTGGAACCCTAAAATGGGTGAACTTCGATTCTTCTTCCTTGGTGTTCCAATGTCTCTACCACTagttgggtcttgttcctgggtCCAAGGGAAGTTGATTAAGGGTAGTTATGGATGGTAAAACTCGCCGGATGGAAGGAATCACCGTCGAGCACCTTCAGTGCTCCGATGAGGTTTTACACGGTTTTGGACCTAAAACCTTTTAAATTTGGGTGGAGATGGTAAAGGGGAGGTTGTAGAAGATGTTGCAGGTGATGGATGGTTGAATTTCACTTGAAAAATGGATGAGATTGGCCGGAATTGACATCAGTTCGAAACTGGGTTGTGGAGCATGGACGGGTCAACGGGAAAGGGTGGTTCTTTCTCACCCTTCATGATTGGTCCCTCCTGCCACCACCTTCGCCCCCCCCCctccaaaaaaaaatctcttattGATCCTAAAAAATTGGGCCCGTCCTTGATTGGTTACAATTCCAACATGGTGGGAGTTTTAATCAATCTAAAATTCATAGCTTAGTAAAACGACTTCAAATatccataactataccgttaaaACTCGGACTTGCAAACGGCTTTTGCTTATGCTTTCGCGGCTTCGAGATCTATTCAGAGACATTAATTGTGATTTCGaacggtcaacaaaagtcaaacaTCTTCGCATGTAAGGGTATTTTCATAAAATCAttactttaaaatttataaaatttaaaattagggATGAGTTGTCACATCTGATGCCTGATTTACAAaacttatataataacaatttatactttgacaaaatgaccaaaagaaaaatcagaGAAGGAAGACTATAACATATTAAGATTTATcgaaaaacacatatatattaagATCATGGGCCATGGCTGCGGgacaaaaataatgaaaactatGACATATTAAGGTCTCCATGGCTGACGAAAGTTTTCAAGTAGTAGAACCTAATTAGTATTAGGAAATTTAAGGAATGAATTGCTAGCATAAAAGGAGTCCCATATAGGTCAGGGTAAGAATCAAGGCAATCTATTAATTGATGATTTATTTTGGTCATATCCCTTCATGAACAATTAAGCAATATTActatttaggctttttttttttttttttttttaagatgttAGAAATTTGTTTAAGTCTTCTTGAGTGATTCCTAGAAACGACCCTAAACGCACGAAAAAAGGCTCCCAAAAATCTTGGAAAAAACATGCTTTTGCTTTCGAAATTAGGATTTCGTTTTTTCTCTCAAACCACTTGGAATTTCTTTACCAAAATTGAAATAGAatatcatataaatataaagaatataatccaagcaataaaaaaaaaaatatgaagggaaacaaaaacaaattttcacaAAGTAGGAATCCATGTTTTTTCAACCTTTCTTACATggcatatatataaataaataggaACCACGACACTATCCTGCAAGCATCACCAAATGCTCCACGATGCGAAGAACCTCCTTGTACATCTAGGAACTCGAAGGATGTCGGATTCGCTACAATATGTGAGTTATCCCACAGAGTTTCGCCTCCTAGTACCTAGGCCTAAAGTGATTATAACCCTATAGAGAACTAACTTCAAAAATGAACTATGAGAGCAGAGAGCTTTTGCATAAAGCTAGATAATCAAACCTGGAGGAGCACACTACTCCAGTCAAttagaataaaagaaaattaatgaaaaatgttcgaaaattttgagttttaacaataatgacaaattaaagggtaaagtgaatagtaccatgattgactttttattgtaaaaatatggtttttcgttaaagtaaacagtaccatgactttttcgttaaagttcctgaAAATTAACTGCTTCAAATTCATGACATagtttgaaaatattaaaagatatACCAAAGGTAAATTTGATATTTAGATCAAATACTTCAATATACCCTATGTACTATTTCTTGAATATGTATACTTTTAACTGCCACTACTTAGGACACAATGACTTTTCTAACAAATTTTCCCTCTTTGCCTAATTGAGGTTATTTTTTCATCGGTAGAGAACTGACTTGTATCAATATTATACGACTATTATATGCCTACTTACGAAATATGGGCCACCAAATGAGTTGACTCATGCAGATATTTTCCAAAAGTCATACCCTATATATCCTTGAATTCGAACCACAAACTTGAAATTTACACGATGCTGCTGACGTTTCAGTTATGATGCTCATAATATTTCTAATTAAGTTACAGTTTACtatataagaatatatttataaattatacaCGTTAGAGTATGCATGAATCCCATACAGTATCATATATTTTCACTAGGCTGAGTAGGCAGTCGTATATGTGTGAACTTATAGATTTGACAATGCGGACATTTTGGAAATGTATCATGCATAGTCGTTATAATTATAAAACTGTAGTATATgagttagaattaatcaaaagTCAAGGAAGACCAAGATAATTTGACCACAAAAGAGAGGACGGCCAGGATAAGAAACCCACCACCTTCGCCCTTGTTTCCAACCATCAGCTGCAATCCCTACAAGCCCCGCCGTCGACTTCTCGTTCGCAcccgtctctctctccctccagTTCTTTAATTTGAAATTAGAATCAGGGGTTCTTCAATTTTATTCCCTCTTGCTGCCTcctttatttaaattttctgttttcttgTTTATGTCGTGTGGTACTGTGGTGGGTTTAGCATTTTATCTAACACCAACTTTATACCACTACTTGAgtgaaaaggaaaatcaaacagCTCCTCAATGGCATTTATGCCCTACTTTGAATGCTTTAGTGAGAGCGAGGAGGCCAGAATTCAGGCTGGTGGACGACTCTGGCGTGGTGGTACGacgagtttttttcttttcacaaaatcttggattttcaattttttgagtAAGGGTCGAATTGGATTTAAACACTTATGAGGTAAACTTAGATGTGTAGTGGGGTGTGACTAAGAAAACTTCAATGATAATGCACTGTATTTTTTATGATCAAGTGTGATTCACGTTATATGTCGCTTCATTAAACAATTATGTACAACTTGGTgtaatatatattaattctGAAAATATAGCAATATTGTAGCAtgcctataaaaaaaatttgagtccCAACTCAATTTTCAAGGGTTCcttccattgttttttttttttttttggttcaaagTAGTGTTACTACGTGCATAGATAGCCAAAATCAATTGGAGTGCGAGAACAACTCAAGATCTCGATTCAGCTGTGAAGAACTGATGTAGGGCTTGTTtaaaagtgattttaaaatgattgaaagcattttttgtgaaattaattATGGGTTCCAAAAACACATTAAGTGCTTCTTTGGAAGAAGCACTCGATATGTACTtggatttttactaaagattaatttcaaaaacattttcatcagatacgctttcaatcattttaaaaacacttccaaatgagcctataaccaccaataaaaaaattaccctCAAACTCTCGATTCTCGAATAGGCACACATAGCTTGATAATTTCCTAGTGGTTATATGAAGAGATCGACAAGTGTGAAGTTTCCTAGTGGTTATAGTTTTACTCACCAGTTAacttcaactaagttcaaactCTTCCCTTCTTTATcgcttatattaaaaaaaaaagaaggtagaATCACATGTACAACTTCAAAACAATCTACAGATAAAATATTGGTTATTAACTTAAGTATTGAAGGGCTCTTAGGGCTGGATCCCTGAAGTCTCTAAGTTTACTTTCTTTCTGTTTGCATGCTACATTTTATACCAACGTCTTGTCAAATCTGCCAAATAAAGAGCTGCCTCCCCAACTTATGAAATTCACTTTCAACAGTAACCAATCCGTTGATATCACAACCGTTGAAAGACAAAGGATAATTCACTTTAATTTCAAGGAatatgatatccacacatctcattttacttctcgcatatttttttaattttcgacattcggatcaaataaattaaaaaaaattaacaaataaaaatttttaaaaatatgtaaaaattaaaataaaatatgtggATAGCGTATCTCTAATTTCAGAACCTGGCCCCGATGAAAGTGTTAACTTTTTTAAAGGTTGGATGGATGTTGGTTGGAATCTTATACGTGTCAAAAGTATATTGGGCCGGCATATAAAGAGAACTTAAAAGCGGACAAAATGAGAGAAGTAGTATTGTGTGTGACCAGAACATTCACAGTGCATAATGGGATAGTGGAACTGCACATTCCATACAACACATGGGTTCATTGGAATGCAAATTATACTCGAACTCCAGAAAATGTACTTTAACTGGTCGAAGTgttactagaaaaaaaaaattatacgtCGTGTTTGATACAAAAGATTAGATTAAAATGGATAAGTGACTATTTTAAGGTATGTTAGAAGgagaaatgaatttttttatagctaATTTGGAGGTAAGAAATGTATTAATCAAGGTTATATGTTTGATTTTCATTGAATGTAAATCAACTATAAATAGTCCTACAATTGAAATAGGAATGTGATATTAGGGTTTAATACTAAGATTGTATGACATCTCATTATATTAGCTTTATACAAGAATGCTCTCCTAAGGTTCTCATTTTGAAGACCTGTGAAATTCTCTTTTATCTGAGCTATTAAATTGATCTAAGAGTAGATTAACCTATAAGCTTAACTTATCATTGTTTTACCTTAACAAACTATATGCAGCAAAtgaattaaattaacaaaaattttaaaaataatctcTTCCACCAGGATTGCAATTCGTCTCATCTTCTTCCCAAGCCCTCTCTCCCCTCTGCAATCCTCCTAAAATTTGAATTCTCTTTCAAGATTTGTAATCAAATCGTGCCCTAATGGCTTTGTAATCATAAGGAGGAGAGGATGATGCACATCAACTCAGCACAATCCTTTTGGCTATTTGAATTAGATCAAAGAAGCACAAACGTGGTGGCGGCCACTGTTTGATGTGAATTCACTGCAAGGTAGATGGCAAAATACGGGATTGTCTCCAATAAACTTAGGGCCTTCGATAATATCTGCAAGGCCGCTTGTTTGGACCCGTCGGCAATGGCAGTTGGAAATCTGAAACATGTGAGAAATCTGGGGAAAGACGTCTCTGCCAACTGGAAGGAATTTTCACCcgtgaactttttttttgttctttatttaaTCTATTTGATATATTGTAATGGTATAACAAACGTTAATTCATCTTAGATCAATCTAATGGCTCATATAAAAGAGGATCTTACAGGTCCTCAAAATGAGAACCTTAGGAGAGCATGCTCTCTTAAGGTCTTCTTTTTTAGGACATGTGAGGACCTCTTTTATACGAGTCATAGGATAAATGTAACGGTGCAAAAACTGATGAGTTTATATAATCGTTTTACACTTAATCGTCATaaacaattaaaccatttaattttccttACTCAACTTCATATTAttcttcaatctttaccttaaGTGGTGTACGTTCCATTGGATTCTAATTAGCGAGGCAGTAGGCGATTAGAATTCTTACTAATCGATTGTAAATTTTAACTTATTTTCAATTCTCCTTTTAGTGAAGATTAATGATTGCTTATTTTTAAGACTTatacaaaccatgagtgacacctagcaataTATCATAGCTACCTAAGCTAAGCataagaggtggagaacctatttagTTTGGGCAAAGTTGAATGTCATTCCACATGAGTAGTCTTATGTTGATGTAGTGAACATGTGCCACTAATAGCATGGTCAATTAAGCTTAACAATTTTGtgactctttcttctttttcaaagaATCCATACTTAACGATCCAAAACATCCATCAAAGGCCAACTTGTAACTTATGTATTCAAGGTGTTACATTTTAGTAGGGTTTGTCACTCCTTAGTAACCTTTTGAGTTTTAGACATCATTgtattctaactaaaatgaaaaaaattattcatgGTCCATTTTAGAAATCTCCACAGACTTCCAAGCCATATTACACGTGTCATAAGATTAGCATTGACTATGGGACCTTTTGGCAAAGAAACATTGCTTCTTTCTTTATTGCATAACAGAATTTTGAACAGAAGAATTTCTTTATTGATGGTACACTAAAAAGAATCATCACGGGGATTCTTATACACAACCGAAAAGAGACTAATCAAATACAATTTGGGgccacacaccctattttacttctcatacatctttttaatttttgaaagaattaaaaaagatcaagagaa encodes:
- the LOC137707528 gene encoding protein LURP-one-related 12, coding for MKERVLVEPAFVFDQDTHLTVSKTSIFFPGDGFTVYDCKGQMVFRVDSYAPDAHDSSELVLMDPQGRCLLTVRRKRPSLHQRWEGFVGERTDGQKPIFSVRRSSIIGRSNVTVEVFGDPGEEYHIEGSFAQRCCTIFNAEKERVAEIRRKVDASTHVVLGKDVFSLCLKRGFDGAFAMGVVLVLDQINGDDNVFDDDVVEEAEPTAEDERA